The segment TTTTTAGAATAATTTTATCGTCGTCAACGTAAATTTCCAAAGCATCTTTTTCTGCGATTCCTAAAGTGCGGCGCAATTCAATTGGAATTACCACTCGGCCTAGTTCATCAACTTTACGTACAATACCTGTCGATTTCATAATAATAATCTCCCTTCAAATTTGTCGGATGTTTTTCGTCAAAATTCGACATTTACCACTTCCTGTCATAAATCATACCAAGTACTGGCAATTTGGTCAATATAAAACTATCGAAATTATAATAAATTTTTACATTATATGACGCAAAATTGATGTTTAAAGTTATTTTTATTGTTAATCTGCCAGACTAAGGAGATATGAAAAAAACCGGGTCTTTTTTTAAATATTTACGCTACTTCGTCAATGTCGAAAAAAGGGTCTTGGAATTGAAAGATTGTACAATATTGGCGACTTCGTTAAAATAAGAACTATACAAAGAAACTGGAGGAATTTTTCGTGACTGCTAACAACAATACTTTTTACCTGACAACACCGATTTATT is part of the Planococcus shenhongbingii genome and harbors:
- a CDS encoding AbrB/MazE/SpoVT family DNA-binding domain-containing protein yields the protein MKSTGIVRKVDELGRVVIPIELRRTLGIAEKDALEIYVDDDKIILKKYLPNMTCAVTGEVSDDNMQLVGGKLILSPEGAEMLVKEIQNNLKK